A part of Streptomyces sp. NBC_01235 genomic DNA contains:
- a CDS encoding antitoxin: MGLLDNLKARLAPAKGKVSDLAHQHGGKVQHGLDKAAHVVDEKTKGKYRDKIHTGTDKAKGAMDRLAHKNEPPAGGGDTFTPPTPPPPAS; the protein is encoded by the coding sequence ATGGGTCTTTTGGACAATTTGAAGGCCAGGCTCGCCCCGGCCAAGGGCAAGGTCTCTGACCTCGCGCATCAGCACGGGGGCAAGGTCCAGCACGGTCTCGACAAGGCCGCGCACGTCGTCGACGAGAAGACCAAGGGCAAGTACCGCGACAAGATCCATACGGGCACCGACAAGGCCAAGGGCGCCATGGACCGGCTCGCGCACAAGAACGAGCCCCCGGCGGGCGGCGGTGACACGTTCACGCCACCGACCCCGCCCCCACCGGCTTCGTGA
- the miaB gene encoding tRNA (N6-isopentenyl adenosine(37)-C2)-methylthiotransferase MiaB, whose translation MTSSSDRSLAVDVHTKSYEIRTYGCQMNVHDSERLSGLLEEAGYVRAPEGSDGDADVVVFNTCAVRENADNRLYGNLGRLAPMKTKRPGMQIAVGGCLAQKDRDTIVKKAPWVDVVFGTHNIGKLPVLLERARVQEEAQVEIAESLEAFPSTLPTRRESAYAAWVSISVGCNNTCTFCIVPALRGKEKDRRTGDILAEIEALVGEGVSEITLLGQNVNAYGSDIGDREAFSKLLRACGAIEGLERVRFTSPHPRDFTDDVIAAMAETPNVMPQLHMPLQSGSDTVLKAMRRSYRQERYLGIIEKVRAAIPHAAITTDIIVGFPGETEEDFEQTLHAVREARFAQAFTFQYSKRPGTPAATMENQIPKEVVQARYERLVALQEEISWEENKKQVGRTLELMVAEGEGRKDGATHRLSGRAPDNRLVHFTKPEREVRPGDVVTVEITYAAPHHLLAEGPVLDVRRTRAGDAWEKRTEEKAAKPVGVLLGLPKIGVPAPLPVATGSGCGCD comes from the coding sequence ATGACCAGCAGCAGCGACCGGAGCCTCGCGGTGGACGTGCACACAAAGAGCTACGAAATCCGCACTTATGGGTGCCAGATGAACGTCCATGACTCCGAGCGATTGTCCGGGCTGCTCGAAGAGGCCGGGTACGTGCGCGCCCCCGAGGGGTCGGACGGCGACGCGGACGTCGTCGTCTTCAACACCTGCGCGGTGCGCGAGAACGCCGACAACCGGCTGTACGGCAACCTCGGCCGGCTCGCGCCGATGAAGACGAAGCGCCCCGGGATGCAGATCGCGGTCGGCGGCTGCCTCGCGCAGAAGGACCGCGACACCATCGTGAAGAAGGCGCCCTGGGTGGATGTCGTCTTCGGCACGCACAACATCGGCAAGCTGCCGGTCCTGCTGGAACGCGCGCGCGTGCAGGAGGAGGCCCAGGTCGAGATCGCCGAGTCGCTCGAGGCCTTCCCCTCCACCCTGCCGACGCGCCGCGAGAGCGCCTACGCGGCCTGGGTGTCGATCTCCGTCGGCTGCAACAACACCTGCACCTTCTGCATCGTCCCGGCCCTGCGCGGCAAGGAGAAGGACCGCCGCACCGGCGACATCCTCGCCGAGATCGAGGCGCTGGTCGGCGAGGGCGTCTCCGAGATCACCCTGCTCGGCCAGAACGTGAACGCCTACGGCTCCGACATCGGCGACCGCGAGGCCTTCAGCAAGCTGCTGCGCGCGTGCGGCGCGATCGAGGGCCTGGAGCGCGTCCGCTTCACCTCCCCGCACCCGCGCGACTTCACCGACGACGTCATCGCTGCCATGGCCGAGACGCCCAACGTGATGCCGCAGCTGCACATGCCCCTGCAGTCGGGTTCGGACACGGTCCTGAAGGCGATGCGCCGGTCGTACCGGCAGGAACGCTACCTCGGGATCATCGAGAAGGTCCGCGCCGCCATTCCGCACGCGGCGATCACCACCGACATCATCGTGGGCTTCCCCGGCGAGACCGAGGAGGACTTCGAGCAGACCCTGCACGCGGTCCGCGAGGCCCGCTTCGCGCAGGCGTTCACGTTCCAGTACTCCAAGCGGCCCGGCACCCCGGCGGCGACCATGGAGAACCAGATCCCCAAGGAGGTCGTCCAGGCGCGCTACGAGCGTCTCGTCGCCCTCCAGGAGGAGATCTCCTGGGAGGAGAACAAGAAGCAGGTCGGCCGCACCCTGGAGCTGATGGTGGCCGAGGGCGAGGGCCGCAAGGACGGCGCCACCCACCGCCTCTCCGGCCGTGCCCCCGACAACCGCCTGGTCCACTTCACCAAGCCGGAGCGGGAGGTGCGTCCCGGCGACGTCGTCACCGTGGAGATCACGTACGCCGCCCCGCACCACCTCCTCGCCGAGGGCCCCGTCCTGGACGTGCGCCGCACGCGCGCGGGAGACGCGTGGGAGAAGCGCACCGAGGAGAAGGCGGCGAAGCCGGTCGGCGTCCTGCTCGGCCTGCCCAAGATCGGCGTGCCCGCACCGCTCCCGGTGGCCACGGGCAGCGGCTGCGGCTGCGACTGA
- the dapF gene encoding diaminopimelate epimerase: MSTRIAFLKGHGTENDFVIVPDPENAIDLPPAAVAALCDRRAGIGGDGVLHVVRSAAHPEARDMAAEAEWFMDYRNGDGSVAEMCGNGVRVFARYLQQAGLVPEGDLAVATRGGVKSVHIAKDGDVTVGMGRARLPEGDVTVSVGERSWPARNVNMGNPHAVAFVDDLGHAGDLFSPPPFSPASAYPDGVNVEFVVARGPRHVALRVHERGAGETRSCGTGACAVAVAAARRDGVDPAATGTPVTYTVDLPGGRLLITERPDGEIEMTGPAVIVATGEIDPEWLETAAR; this comes from the coding sequence ATGAGCACGCGGATCGCCTTCCTCAAGGGTCATGGCACCGAGAACGACTTCGTGATCGTCCCGGACCCCGAGAACGCCATCGACCTCCCCCCGGCCGCCGTCGCCGCCCTGTGCGACCGTCGCGCGGGCATCGGCGGTGACGGAGTGCTGCACGTCGTGCGGTCCGCCGCACACCCCGAGGCGAGGGACATGGCGGCCGAGGCCGAGTGGTTCATGGACTACCGCAACGGCGACGGTTCCGTCGCCGAGATGTGCGGCAACGGAGTCCGCGTCTTCGCCCGCTATCTCCAGCAGGCCGGGCTCGTCCCCGAGGGCGACCTCGCGGTCGCCACGCGCGGGGGCGTCAAGAGCGTGCACATCGCCAAGGACGGGGACGTCACCGTCGGCATGGGCAGGGCCCGCCTCCCCGAAGGGGACGTCACGGTGAGCGTCGGCGAGCGCAGCTGGCCCGCGCGCAACGTCAACATGGGCAACCCGCACGCCGTCGCCTTCGTGGACGACCTCGGCCACGCGGGCGACCTGTTCTCCCCGCCGCCCTTCAGCCCCGCCTCGGCCTACCCGGACGGGGTCAACGTCGAGTTCGTCGTGGCCCGCGGCCCGCGGCACGTCGCATTGCGTGTGCACGAGCGCGGCGCCGGCGAGACCCGCTCGTGCGGCACGGGCGCGTGCGCCGTCGCCGTGGCGGCCGCGCGCCGGGACGGCGTCGACCCGGCCGCGACCGGGACGCCGGTCACGTACACCGTCGACCTCCCCGGCGGCCGTCTGCTCATCACCGAGCGGCCCGATGGCGAGATCGAGATGACCGGGCCCGCAGTGATCGTCGCCACAGGAGAGATCGATCCCGAGTGGCTGGAAACAGCCGCCCGCTGA
- a CDS encoding trypsin-like serine peptidase — MRSTRTPAARRHGRRRTLLAAGLATALALTATACNGSDDDKADATASQTAAAGSGDSKVKVPAEIADKLKQHGIDVDKWADGGWQDWDKDKWLSAAKDFVNPVIEGLWKPERMKSAKEANKTVTTKDAAADQGVSDPEPAAVEAAAEKTPYHENAAPVGKVFFDSPEGTMVCSGTVIKDVNHPGKSNLVWTAGHCVHAGGEGGWYRNLVFVPAYNDLGKTEAQLGDATAAEISPYGNWWADWASTSNEWIAGGSETGGAGAAYDYAVLHVTPEQGSKSLEETVGGALDVDFSAPSATEVDTMGAWGYPAAPPYNGLKMFKCIDRPGRLSLSTSLPAMYRIGCTMTGGSSGGGWFRVVAGKTELVSNTSIGPADNTWLAGPQLGHEAEALYQNMSKTYGGK; from the coding sequence ATGCGTTCCACACGTACGCCCGCCGCGCGCCGGCACGGCCGACGCCGCACTCTGCTCGCCGCCGGGCTCGCCACCGCCCTGGCCCTGACGGCGACCGCCTGCAACGGCTCCGACGACGACAAGGCCGACGCCACCGCCTCCCAGACCGCTGCCGCCGGCTCAGGGGACAGCAAGGTCAAGGTTCCCGCCGAGATCGCCGACAAGCTCAAGCAGCACGGCATCGACGTCGACAAGTGGGCCGACGGCGGCTGGCAGGACTGGGACAAGGACAAGTGGCTCAGCGCCGCCAAGGACTTCGTCAACCCCGTGATCGAGGGGCTGTGGAAGCCGGAGCGGATGAAGTCCGCGAAGGAGGCGAACAAGACGGTCACGACCAAGGACGCCGCCGCCGACCAGGGCGTCAGCGATCCGGAGCCGGCGGCCGTCGAGGCGGCGGCCGAGAAGACGCCGTACCACGAGAACGCGGCCCCGGTCGGCAAGGTCTTCTTCGACTCGCCCGAGGGCACGATGGTCTGCTCGGGCACGGTCATCAAGGATGTGAACCACCCGGGCAAGTCCAACCTCGTCTGGACGGCCGGGCACTGTGTGCACGCCGGTGGCGAGGGCGGCTGGTACCGCAACCTCGTCTTCGTCCCGGCCTACAACGACCTCGGCAAGACCGAGGCGCAGCTCGGCGACGCCACGGCGGCGGAGATCTCGCCCTACGGCAACTGGTGGGCGGACTGGGCGTCGACCTCGAACGAGTGGATCGCCGGCGGCTCGGAGACGGGCGGCGCGGGTGCCGCCTACGACTACGCCGTACTGCACGTGACGCCGGAGCAGGGCTCCAAGTCGCTGGAGGAGACGGTCGGCGGGGCGCTGGACGTGGACTTCTCCGCGCCGTCCGCGACCGAGGTCGACACGATGGGCGCCTGGGGCTACCCGGCGGCACCGCCCTACAACGGGCTGAAGATGTTCAAGTGCATCGACCGGCCCGGGCGGCTCTCGCTGAGCACCTCTCTGCCGGCGATGTACCGCATCGGCTGCACGATGACCGGCGGTTCCTCCGGCGGCGGCTGGTTCCGGGTGGTGGCCGGCAAGACCGAGCTGGTCTCCAACACCTCGATCGGGCCGGCCGACAACACCTGGCTGGCGGGCCCTCAGCTCGGCCATGAGGCCGAGGCGCTCTACCAGAACATGAGCAAGACCTACGGCGGCAAGTGA
- the hflX gene encoding GTPase HflX, with the protein MTSSSSPSQDTKRIAHAYPEGLRADALMEEDVAWSHEIDGDRDGDQFDRSERAALRRVAGLSTELEDVTEVEYRQLRLERVVLVGVWTTGTAQDADNSLAELAALAETAGALVLDGVIQRRDKPDAATYIGSGKAGELRDIVLETGADTVICDGELSPGQLIHLEDVVKVKVIDRTALILDIFAQHAKSREGKAQVALAQMQYMLPRLRGWGQSLSRQMGGGKGGGLATRGPGETKIETDRRRIREKMAKMRREIAEMKTGREIKRQERKRHKVPSVAIAGYTNAGKSSLLNRLTGAGVLVENALFATLDPTVRRAETPSGRLYTLADTVGFVRHLPHHLVEAFRSTMEEVGESDLILHVVDGSHPAPEEQLAAVREVIRDVGATGVPEIVVINKADAADPLTLQRLMRIEKRSIAVSARTGLGIQELLALIDNELPRPSVEIEALVPYTHGKLVARAHDEGEVISEEHTPEGTLLKVRVHEELAAELTPYVPAPAA; encoded by the coding sequence ATGACCTCCTCTTCTTCCCCTTCCCAGGACACCAAGCGCATTGCGCACGCCTACCCCGAAGGTCTTCGGGCCGATGCCCTGATGGAAGAGGACGTCGCCTGGAGCCACGAGATCGACGGAGACCGGGACGGCGACCAGTTCGACCGCTCCGAGCGCGCGGCCCTGCGCCGCGTGGCGGGCCTCTCCACCGAACTCGAGGACGTCACCGAGGTCGAGTACCGCCAGCTCCGTCTGGAGCGGGTCGTGCTCGTCGGCGTCTGGACCACGGGGACTGCACAGGACGCGGACAACTCCCTCGCGGAGCTGGCCGCTCTCGCGGAGACCGCGGGCGCGCTCGTCCTCGACGGCGTCATCCAGCGCCGCGACAAGCCCGACGCGGCCACCTACATCGGCTCCGGCAAGGCCGGCGAGCTGCGCGACATCGTCCTCGAAACGGGCGCGGACACCGTGATCTGCGACGGGGAGCTCAGCCCGGGCCAGCTGATCCACCTCGAGGACGTCGTCAAGGTCAAGGTCATCGACCGTACGGCCCTGATCCTCGACATCTTCGCCCAGCACGCCAAGTCCCGAGAGGGCAAGGCGCAGGTAGCGCTCGCGCAGATGCAGTACATGCTGCCGAGGCTGCGCGGCTGGGGTCAGTCGCTGTCCCGTCAGATGGGCGGCGGCAAGGGCGGCGGCCTCGCCACCCGTGGTCCCGGTGAGACCAAGATCGAGACGGACCGGCGGCGGATCCGCGAGAAGATGGCGAAGATGCGCCGGGAGATCGCGGAGATGAAGACCGGCCGCGAGATCAAGCGGCAGGAGCGCAAGCGCCACAAGGTGCCGTCGGTCGCCATCGCGGGCTACACCAACGCCGGCAAGTCGTCCCTGCTCAACCGCCTCACGGGCGCGGGCGTCCTGGTCGAGAACGCCCTGTTCGCGACCCTGGACCCGACCGTCCGCCGGGCGGAGACCCCGAGCGGGCGCCTGTACACGCTGGCGGACACCGTCGGCTTCGTCCGGCACCTGCCGCACCACCTGGTCGAGGCGTTCCGCTCCACCATGGAGGAGGTCGGGGAGTCCGACCTGATCCTGCACGTGGTGGACGGCTCGCATCCGGCTCCGGAGGAGCAGCTGGCCGCCGTGCGCGAGGTGATCAGGGACGTCGGTGCCACCGGCGTGCCCGAGATCGTCGTGATCAACAAGGCGGACGCGGCCGACCCGCTGACGCTCCAGCGGCTCATGCGGATCGAGAAGCGTTCCATCGCCGTCTCCGCCCGCACCGGCCTGGGCATCCAGGAGCTGCTCGCGCTCATCGACAACGAGCTGCCCCGGCCGTCCGTCGAGATCGAGGCGCTGGTGCCGTACACCCACGGCAAGCTGGTCGCGCGTGCGCACGACGAGGGCGAGGTGATCTCCGAGGAGCACACCCCGGAGGGCACCCTGCTCAAGGTGCGGGTGCACGAGGAGCTGGCGGCGGAGCTCACGCCGTACGTACCGGCGCCGGCCGCCTGA
- a CDS encoding RelA/SpoT family protein — MSAEATNPATPGPVAPATPRRRSRPRIDLRRLVGAALLGPASRGRLPDAIGHVVEAHRAHHPDAELEPLHRAYVLAESSHRGQMRKSGEPYITHPLAVTLILAELGAETTTLTASLLHDTVEDTDVTLDQVGEQFGAEVRYLVDGVTKLEKVDYGAAAEPETFRKMLVATGNDVRVMSIKLADRLHNMRTLGVMRPEKQARIAKVTRDVLIPLAERLGVQALKTELEDLVFAILHPEEYEHTRELIVDNASRADDPLAEFADAMRAVLRDADIQAEVLIRPRHFVSVHRAARKRGRMRGADFGRLLVLVNEDADCYAVLGELHTCMTPVVSEFKDFIAVPKFNLYQSLHTAVAREDGQVAEVLIRTHQMHKVAEAGVIALGNPYTAPAEEQTREGAPADGERVDPTRPGWLSRLLDWQEAAPDPDTFWSTLREDLAQDREITVFRPDGGTLGLPEGATCVDAAYAQYGEDAHACIGARVNGRLATLSTVLRDGDTVQLLMGQDPASEPSREWLEHAHTPAARIAIQRWLATHPAPADHENSGPEEGSGAVKPAEPAPRTAADTSTAAAPAERPGAAITVVDRPDATVRLAGCCTPVPLDEVTGFTVRGGVVTVHRTECAAVARMADAGREEADVRWGDTTGCRVTLVAESFGRPHLLADLTEAMALEGAEIVSATVEPPSQQRVRHTYTVQLPDAAHLPTLIRAMRNVPGVYDVDRAQHHASASSGTT; from the coding sequence ATGAGTGCGGAGGCCACGAATCCTGCGACCCCAGGCCCGGTAGCGCCGGCCACGCCCCGCAGGCGCAGCCGTCCCCGGATCGACCTGCGTCGCCTGGTCGGTGCCGCGCTGCTCGGCCCCGCCTCCCGCGGCCGGCTGCCCGACGCGATCGGCCATGTGGTCGAGGCCCACCGTGCCCACCATCCCGACGCCGAACTGGAACCGCTGCACCGCGCCTATGTGCTGGCCGAATCCTCGCACCGCGGCCAGATGCGCAAGAGCGGCGAGCCCTACATCACCCACCCGCTCGCCGTGACCCTGATCCTCGCCGAACTCGGCGCGGAGACGACGACCTTGACGGCCTCTCTGCTCCACGACACCGTCGAGGACACCGATGTGACGCTCGACCAGGTCGGCGAGCAGTTCGGCGCCGAGGTGCGCTATCTCGTCGACGGCGTCACGAAGTTGGAGAAGGTCGACTACGGGGCGGCCGCCGAGCCCGAGACCTTCCGCAAGATGCTCGTCGCCACCGGAAACGACGTCCGCGTGATGTCGATCAAACTCGCCGACCGGCTGCACAACATGCGCACCCTCGGCGTGATGCGCCCCGAGAAACAGGCGCGCATCGCCAAGGTCACCCGCGACGTCCTCATCCCGCTCGCCGAACGCCTCGGCGTCCAGGCACTCAAGACCGAGTTGGAAGACCTGGTCTTCGCGATCCTCCACCCCGAGGAGTACGAGCACACCCGCGAGCTGATCGTCGACAACGCCTCCCGCGCGGACGACCCCCTCGCCGAGTTCGCCGACGCGATGCGCGCGGTGCTGCGCGACGCCGACATCCAGGCCGAAGTCCTCATCAGGCCTCGGCACTTCGTCTCCGTGCACCGCGCGGCCCGCAAACGCGGCCGGATGCGGGGCGCCGACTTCGGCCGTCTGCTGGTGCTCGTGAACGAGGACGCCGACTGTTACGCCGTCCTCGGCGAACTGCACACCTGTATGACGCCGGTCGTCTCGGAGTTCAAGGACTTCATCGCCGTCCCGAAGTTCAACCTGTACCAGTCGCTGCACACCGCCGTCGCCCGCGAGGACGGCCAGGTCGCCGAAGTCCTCATCCGCACGCACCAGATGCACAAGGTCGCCGAGGCCGGCGTCATCGCGCTCGGCAATCCCTACACGGCTCCCGCCGAGGAGCAGACCCGAGAGGGCGCCCCGGCCGACGGGGAGCGCGTCGACCCCACCCGCCCCGGCTGGCTCTCCCGCCTCCTCGACTGGCAGGAGGCCGCACCCGATCCCGACACCTTCTGGTCCACCCTGCGCGAAGACCTCGCCCAGGACCGCGAGATCACCGTCTTCCGCCCCGACGGCGGCACGCTCGGCCTGCCCGAGGGGGCGACCTGCGTCGACGCCGCGTACGCGCAGTACGGCGAGGACGCCCACGCCTGCATCGGCGCCCGCGTGAACGGCCGCCTGGCGACCCTCAGCACCGTTCTGCGGGACGGCGACACCGTCCAGCTCCTCATGGGCCAGGACCCCGCCTCGGAGCCCTCCAGGGAGTGGTTGGAGCACGCCCACACCCCCGCCGCCCGGATCGCCATCCAGCGGTGGCTGGCGACGCACCCGGCCCCGGCCGACCACGAGAACTCCGGACCGGAGGAGGGCTCCGGGGCCGTCAAGCCCGCCGAGCCGGCCCCACGGACCGCGGCCGACACGTCCACGGCCGCCGCGCCCGCCGAGCGGCCGGGCGCCGCGATCACCGTCGTCGACCGGCCCGACGCGACCGTCCGGCTCGCAGGGTGCTGCACGCCCGTACCGCTCGACGAGGTCACCGGTTTCACCGTGCGCGGGGGAGTGGTGACCGTGCACCGCACCGAGTGCGCCGCCGTGGCGCGCATGGCGGACGCGGGGCGCGAGGAGGCCGACGTGCGCTGGGGCGACACCACCGGATGCCGGGTCACCCTGGTCGCCGAATCGTTCGGCCGCCCCCATCTGCTCGCCGACCTCACCGAGGCCATGGCCCTGGAAGGGGCCGAGATCGTCTCCGCGACCGTCGAGCCTCCGAGCCAGCAGCGCGTGCGCCACACCTACACGGTCCAACTCCCGGACGCGGCCCACCTGCCCACCCTGATCCGCGCCATGCGGAACGTGCCCGGGGTGTACGACGTGGACCGCGCGCAGCACCACGCCTCGGCCTCCTCGGGGACGACGTAG
- a CDS encoding class III extradiol dioxygenase subunit B-like domain-containing protein: protein MLVAAAVCPCPPLLVPEVAAGAAPELDAARTACSDALAVLAAARPDRLVVVGPAEQAGRGSYPEGARGSFRGFGVDLGVRLGRGGGDAPFERALPPSLAVGAWLLERAGWSAAPVEALGVGEPLAAERCVEVGREIGAAVGRVALLVMGDSSACRTLKAPGYLDERAAPFDAEAARALGTADVAALKALDAELAYQLKASGRAAWQVLAGAAEDAGLAGALLYEDAPYGVGYLVATWS from the coding sequence ATGCTTGTCGCCGCCGCAGTCTGCCCCTGTCCGCCCCTTCTCGTGCCCGAGGTCGCCGCGGGCGCCGCTCCCGAGCTGGACGCGGCGCGCACCGCCTGCTCCGACGCGCTGGCCGTGCTGGCGGCAGCCCGGCCGGACCGGCTGGTGGTCGTCGGGCCCGCCGAGCAGGCAGGGCGCGGCTCCTACCCGGAGGGTGCGCGGGGCTCGTTCCGCGGTTTCGGAGTGGACCTCGGCGTACGGCTGGGCCGGGGCGGCGGGGACGCGCCGTTCGAACGCGCCCTGCCGCCGTCCCTCGCCGTCGGCGCCTGGCTGCTGGAGCGGGCCGGGTGGTCGGCCGCCCCGGTCGAGGCACTCGGTGTGGGGGAACCCCTCGCGGCCGAGCGGTGCGTCGAGGTCGGACGGGAGATCGGCGCGGCGGTGGGGCGGGTCGCGCTGCTGGTGATGGGCGACTCCAGCGCGTGCCGGACGCTGAAGGCGCCGGGCTATCTCGACGAGCGCGCGGCACCGTTCGACGCGGAGGCCGCACGGGCGCTCGGTACGGCGGACGTGGCGGCACTCAAGGCGCTGGACGCGGAGCTGGCGTACCAGCTCAAGGCCTCGGGCCGGGCGGCCTGGCAGGTGCTCGCGGGCGCCGCCGAGGACGCCGGGCTGGCGGGCGCGCTGCTGTACGAGGACGCGCCGTACGGCGTGGGATACCTGGTCGCGACCTGGTCGTAG
- the miaA gene encoding tRNA (adenosine(37)-N6)-dimethylallyltransferase MiaA has translation MSSAPPAPRVIAVVGPTAAGKSDLGVFLAQRLGGEVVNADSMQLYRGMDIGTAKLTPEERGGVPHHLLDVWDVTVTASVAEYQRLARARIDALLAEGRWPILVGGSGLYVRGAVDNLEFPGTDPEVRARLEEELTLRGSGALHARLAAADPEAAQAILPGNGRRIVRALEVIEITGKPFTANLPGHDSVYDTVQIGVDVARPELDERIARRVDRMWDAGLVAEVRALEARGLREGRTASRALGYQQVLTALTGECTEDEARVETVRATKRFARRQDSWFRRDPRVHWLSGAAADLAELPELALALVERPVTA, from the coding sequence GTGAGCAGCGCACCCCCCGCCCCCCGCGTCATCGCCGTCGTCGGACCGACCGCGGCCGGAAAGTCCGATCTGGGCGTATTCCTGGCCCAACGGCTCGGCGGCGAGGTCGTCAACGCCGACTCCATGCAGCTCTACCGAGGGATGGACATCGGCACCGCCAAGCTGACGCCCGAGGAGCGCGGCGGCGTCCCGCACCACCTCCTGGACGTCTGGGACGTCACGGTCACCGCCTCGGTCGCCGAGTACCAGAGGCTGGCACGCGCCCGGATCGACGCTCTGCTCGCCGAGGGCCGTTGGCCGATTCTCGTCGGCGGCTCCGGGCTGTACGTCCGTGGCGCCGTCGACAACCTGGAGTTCCCCGGCACCGATCCCGAGGTCCGCGCCCGGCTCGAGGAGGAGCTCACGCTGCGCGGCTCGGGCGCGCTGCACGCCCGGCTGGCCGCCGCCGACCCCGAGGCCGCGCAGGCGATCCTGCCCGGCAACGGCCGCCGGATCGTCCGGGCCCTCGAGGTGATCGAGATCACCGGCAAGCCCTTCACCGCCAACCTGCCCGGTCACGACTCCGTCTACGACACCGTCCAGATCGGGGTCGACGTGGCGCGCCCCGAACTCGACGAACGCATCGCCCGCCGCGTCGACCGGATGTGGGACGCAGGGCTCGTGGCCGAGGTCCGCGCGCTGGAGGCGCGGGGCCTGCGCGAGGGGCGTACGGCCTCACGCGCGCTCGGCTACCAGCAGGTCCTCACGGCCCTGACCGGCGAGTGCACCGAGGACGAGGCGCGCGTGGAGACCGTGCGTGCCACCAAGCGCTTCGCGCGCCGTCAGGATTCGTGGTTCAGGCGCGATCCGCGGGTGCACTGGTTGAGTGGGGCCGCGGCTGATCTCGCAGAACTTCCGGAGCTCGCGCTGGCGTTGGTGGAACGACCGGTCACAGCCTGA
- a CDS encoding M1 family metallopeptidase: protein MLLTSRARTPRGPSARPGTSRRLKSALLASAVSVCLVAASAPAAPLGVGDRLFPYLGNPGYDVASYDLSFTYSGANDKSLQAVTTIDAWTTTALDRINLDFAHGKVDSVEVDGEPADFASAGDDLVVTPEDSLAPGSWMRITVRHTSDPVSPADRDGGWVRTTDGLAMANQADAAHLVFPCNDHPSDKAMFTIRITAPNGYTAVAGGLPTGVARVGRATTWTYRTQHPMATELAQVSIGRSTVVHREGPHALPVRDVVPTKDRALLEPWLKKTPDQISWLEGKVGPYPFETYGVLMAEASTGFELETQTLSLFERDLFTEPGYPQWYIESVMVHELSHQWFGDSVSPRTWSDLWLNEGHATWYEALYAEEKAGRTLQARMKAAYGASDRWRAEGGPPALPEAPRPGQKISIFRPNVYDGSALVLYALRQEIGRPAFEHLERAWVRDHRDSTATTADFERLAEEISGRDLTGFFKDWLYGEKTPPMPGHPDWKPAPPVAKADPKPDLKSVPKSAPHAVAKVAPKAPRAAK, encoded by the coding sequence ATGCTGCTCACTTCCCGGGCCCGAACCCCCCGAGGCCCCTCCGCCCGCCCCGGAACCTCGCGTCGGCTGAAGTCCGCGCTGCTCGCCTCGGCCGTCTCCGTCTGCCTCGTCGCCGCGAGTGCCCCGGCCGCCCCGCTCGGCGTCGGCGACCGCCTCTTCCCGTACCTGGGCAACCCTGGGTACGACGTCGCGTCCTACGACTTGTCCTTCACCTATTCCGGCGCCAACGACAAGTCCCTCCAGGCGGTCACCACGATCGACGCCTGGACCACGACCGCCCTGGACCGGATCAACCTCGACTTCGCCCACGGCAAGGTCGACTCGGTCGAGGTCGACGGCGAACCCGCCGACTTCGCCAGTGCCGGCGACGACCTGGTGGTCACCCCGGAGGACTCGCTGGCCCCGGGCAGCTGGATGCGGATCACCGTGCGGCACACCAGCGACCCCGTGAGCCCCGCCGACCGGGACGGCGGCTGGGTCAGGACCACGGACGGCCTCGCCATGGCCAACCAGGCGGACGCGGCACACCTGGTCTTCCCGTGCAACGACCACCCCTCCGACAAAGCGATGTTCACCATCCGGATCACCGCGCCCAACGGCTACACGGCCGTGGCGGGCGGGCTGCCGACCGGCGTGGCCCGGGTCGGCAGGGCGACCACATGGACGTACCGCACCCAGCACCCCATGGCCACCGAGCTCGCCCAGGTGTCCATCGGCCGGTCCACCGTCGTGCACCGCGAGGGGCCGCACGCACTGCCCGTACGGGACGTCGTGCCGACCAAGGACCGCGCGCTCCTCGAACCGTGGCTGAAGAAGACGCCCGACCAGATCTCCTGGCTGGAGGGCAAGGTCGGCCCCTACCCCTTCGAGACGTACGGCGTTCTCATGGCCGAGGCCTCCACCGGGTTCGAACTCGAGACGCAGACCCTCTCTCTCTTCGAGAGAGACCTGTTCACAGAGCCCGGCTACCCCCAGTGGTACATCGAGTCGGTCATGGTGCACGAGCTGTCCCACCAGTGGTTCGGCGACAGCGTCAGTCCGCGCACCTGGTCCGACCTGTGGCTCAACGAGGGACACGCGACCTGGTACGAGGCGCTCTACGCGGAGGAGAAGGCGGGCCGCACCCTTCAGGCGCGCATGAAGGCGGCGTACGGTGCCTCCGACCGCTGGCGCGCCGAGGGCGGCCCGCCGGCGCTGCCCGAGGCGCCCCGGCCCGGCCAGAAGATCAGCATTTTCCGCCCCAACGTCTACGACGGCTCGGCCCTCGTCCTCTACGCCCTGCGCCAGGAGATCGGCCGGCCCGCGTTCGAGCACCTGGAGCGGGCGTGGGTGCGCGACCACCGGGACTCCACGGCGACCACGGCCGACTTCGAGCGCCTCGCCGAGGAGATCTCCGGCCGCGATCTCACCGGGTTCTTCAAGGACTGGCTGTACGGCGAGAAGACCCCGCCGATGCCCGGCCACCCGGACTGGAAGCCGGCGCCTCCGGTCGCGAAGGCCGACCCGAAGCCCGACCTGAAGTCCGTCCCGAAGTCCGCGCCGCATGCCGTCGCGAAGGTCGCCCCCAAGGCCCCGCGGGCCGCGAAATAA